A window of Oryza glaberrima chromosome 2, OglaRS2, whole genome shotgun sequence genomic DNA:
GTCATCGGTAAACCTTACTTCTACCTGAAACCGGATGGCAGAAGAAAAGGATTTGCCATTACCGACCTGACTTGTCTTGATTATAATGGTATGAAATTCGTATAGAATAGTAGCTTTACCTCCAAGTCCTCCAGCTCACCGAAAGAAAACTCAGGAATGTCCAGATGGCCTTTGACCTTCATCTTTTCTTCTTTAATTAACCATTCACCTAATAAACATTAAAAGCGTTAGTAAACACTCCACAAAGAATGAAGGAGAAACTAGCTGAGTGATGTCAATTCTGAAACTTCATCGAAGTTACCCTTAAATTTCAAGCTTAGTTCATAGGTATACCCTACTCTCTTCTTATTACGAACGGTGACTAGAAAGGCCTGCCAATATCAAAGGATATATTCACATATTAAACTAGCACAATAAAGAGCAAACAAACAGAAAATGGCCATCTAACCATCACAAGTAATTGTACAAATTTATGTATCAATAGCCAGGTAAAAGAATAGCACTTACATCACCAATGCATTTAGACACTCCATCAAGAGATGCCTTCCCTGTAGGGAATTCTAGCGAATCTAAAGAACCCAACATTTCCTGTTGTGCAGATTAGACAGCATTATCAGAGAATTTCTAAGGCTGGAATGAGGAATCACCAACATGTTCTTATAGGTactataagactttctagcattacccatattcatatagaagttaatgaatctagacacatatatatgcctagattcattaacatctatataaatgtaggcaatgctaaaaagtcttacattgtgaaacggaggaagtagtatttaAGTACTTCGCCAACAGTTTGCCAGCAAACTACTGTACCTTTATCCTACTGTTAGCCCATGAATTGAGGTTCTTTTCCTCCCAGGTTCCAGCCTGCAGAAGTGCAGACAACACATCAGAACCCTATAACATAGAAAATGAAGAGTGCTGCAGTATAGCTACTGCTGCAACATACCAACAACCATAGCGTCAAACAAAAACGGCATGCTTCAACATAAACTAAAAGGGAAAATTGCCTAAAATGGCATGATTCATAACATGTCATGGTTAGTGACCCAAACAAATATATGCGATGGACGTTTAGCTATGCCTTGTGAAGCCTAAGGTACGAAGTTACATTTCTTCTTAACGTCTATCCACATCAATGTTTATTATGTGTCTCTAGTTACATTGAACAAAATTAAATTTCATGAGAACAGAGGTCCCACCTACAGGTAATAAAATCTATTTTGCAGGAAAAAAGATCAATTTACACCAAATCAATAGGAATCAAAAGCACAGTATTGTCCTGCCAgctgaaagtttcaaatcttttAAACCCTGTTTTTGTTATTCTTCTATTACTCTACCTACCAAATATTTCCTCCAATTCCCACAGGGTGAATTAAGACCATGGTCACAGCAATTGTTTTTGAAGCTCATAGTACATCAAAACCCATTCAACCTAAACAAAACATATGATATCATAGAGGAGGATAATGCAGTCCGCAAGAGGAAACCGGGCGATGCGATAGTGCTAGGAGCGTTGGATATCTCATGCAAACTAAGCAAAAAATTCCACCTAAAGAAACTCCACCACCTATTGGAAACGTATCAAATCAATCAAAGAGAAACGATGAGCATCCACGATTCCAATTCAGCATTGCACCCCCAATGTATTCAAATAGTCTCAGCGAACAAGACTATGCCGAACGAACTAGTAGTGATTGAGAGTAACAATAATATCAAACTCCGATGAAATGCGAGTTCGTTCGTGCTAGAGATGGGATatctatcatatcatatcatcagCTCATTCCACGACATGAACAATTGATTGCAAGTTTGCCACAACATATGTAACAGTAGTAGCAATGTCCATTCCCCCAAGTCCGAATCTGACAAgaagatgggaggaggagggggaccCCCTCACCTGATTCCACACGgagccgagcggcggcgggttgCCGTtcccgttggcggcggcggcggcggtcgcgtcGAGCTTGCGGGGGacgggcagcggcgcggcgtccCCGGTGGCCTCCCGCACCCAGTACCTATACGACGacgccttctccgccgcggccgccgccgtcgcggtctCCTCCATCAGCGGGGACAAATCAGCCGTTTgctgcagatctcaggcgaaagGGGGgagatgagatcgatcgatcgatcgattcaaaTCGCGTTCCTGCGgttcggggaggaggagaggaggggcgaGATTTGTGCGCGTTCGTACTATCGTGCGCTTCAATCTTggctgcccctctctctctctccagatCGATGCTTCCGGAAGCTTCCAGGCAGTTACTACTGGGGCAAGTGGAGTACTACTGCTAGGTGCTAGCTACTGGAAGCTTCGGGTTCTTTCTCCGGAGTTGGCCTTCGAGAAAGAGACAGACGTGGCTGTTCTGTTTGACTTTGACTTCGAGTTTGaaacaaaaaggcaaaaaaatacATTGGTTTTTCATGTTCAAGaagtttaatattaaatttatgtGTATATTATAATTTTGATCACGTTTAAATGATTTGGGGTACAAATCGACGGTCAAGGATGTGGTTACGTCCAAAATGACATGTCCAAAGGTTTTAGGCTTTTGAAATTTCATGTGGTTCTAGTAGTATAAATTTTGGAGTAAATAATTGAATTCTCACAAGAAACGGAAACCTTTTTTATCCGTCATTTCTGGAaatcatctctctctttttcacaCGTAcactttttaaattattaaatagtgtgtttttgaaaaaaaaatatacaaaagtatctttaaaaaatcatatcaatctatttttttagaaaaggtaaaacttaattaattatgtgtctTTTTGCGTGCCACAAATTCACCCTTTTGCATGCCTTAGCCAGTCACTGAATTTGTTTGCTatctttttttcatatcataATAATGTCATTTTCAATTATACCTTTTTTTCAAAGTTGCTGACGATGTGcctatatttagtttttttttttacaactttgataaatacataagaaatcctaccaaaattttactaATATTACCAACTTacttat
This region includes:
- the LOC127763193 gene encoding uncharacterized protein LOC127763193 is translated as MEETATAAAAAEKASSYRYWVREATGDAAPLPVPRKLDATAAAAANGNGNPPPLGSVWNQAGTWEEKNLNSWANSRIKEMLGSLDSLEFPTGKASLDGVSKCIGDAFLVTVRNKKRVGYTYELSLKFKGEWLIKEEKMKVKGHLDIPEFSFGELEDLEVEVRFTDDKGLASDDKRQICKDLKSFLSPIREKLRAFEEELKDR